In Papaver somniferum cultivar HN1 chromosome 1, ASM357369v1, whole genome shotgun sequence, a genomic segment contains:
- the LOC113292913 gene encoding protein SRC2 homolog, with protein MHSSVSGIHGNLLEVTVVGCNKLKDTEWISRQDPYVLLEYGSSKSRTRTCTDGGKNPTFQEKFNFTLIEGLREINVVVWNSNTLKDDDFIGSGKVQLQKALSQGFDDSTWPIQSGRGRHTGEVRLIIHYSNFGKHGTAGAPSAPPYMHAPHSTGYGAPSVQTAHYPSAVPYSTAPSYPSYPPNPSAYPPSSYYPTPPAAYPPQPNAYPPQPNVYPPQAYPPQQPYPPPPQAAPYYPPAPYPYPQPPRY; from the exons ATGCATTCATCAGTTTCAGGGATTCACGGCAATCTTCTTGAAGTTACAG TTGTTGGTTGTAATAAGTTGAAAGATACAGAATGGATTTCGAGACAAGATCCTTATGTGCTTCTTGAATATGGAAGCAGTAAATCTAGAACAAGAACTTGTACTG ATGGAGGTAAAAACCCTACTTTCCAAGAGAAATTTAATTTCACACTAATTGAAGGACTTCGAGAGATTAATGTTGTGGTCTGGAATAGTAATACTCTCAAGGATGATGACTTCATTGGCAGTGGAAA AGTTCAACTCCAAAAAGCTCTTTCTCAAGGTTTTGATGACTCAACTTGGCCAATACAAAGTGGAAGGGGCAG ACACACTGGAGAAGTTCGTCTTATAATTCATTACTCCAATTTTGGT AAACATGGAACAGCTGGTGCACCATCAGCACCACCCTATATGCATGCTCCACATAGCACAGGTTATGGTGCTCCTTCTGTGCAAACTGCACATTATCCTTCAGCAGTGCCCTACTCAACTGCGCCTTCATATCCCTCCTACCCACCAAATCCATCAGCTTATCCACCATCTTCTTACTATCCTACTCCGCCAGCCGCCTATCCTCCCCAACCAAATGCCTATCCTCCCCAACCAAATGTCTATCCTCCACAGGCATACCCTCCTCAACAGCCTTATCCACCTCCACCACAGGCTGCCCCATATTATCCACCAG CCCCTTATCCATATCCTCAGCCACCCAGATATTGA